One part of the Candidatus Methylomirabilota bacterium genome encodes these proteins:
- the treY gene encoding malto-oligosyltrehalose synthase produces the protein MIDADVLYQQAVAALRRARRATYRLQLGSALGFEAVAALGPYLDALGVSDVYLSPCFRSGPGSSHGYDVTDHNAFNPELGSAADFDGMAAELGARGLGLILDVVPNHMGIAGDANPWWLDVLENGPASPRAEFFDIDWTPVKPELRDRVLLPILPEQYGRVLESQQLQLEFADGAFHLRYAGARLPIAPDTYALVLTDRLDALAQRLGAEDPALLELRSVLTALEHLPGRTETDPRRIEERLREKEIVKRRLTTLTKESPEVREHIEETVRRFNGTPGDPTSFDALDHLLSGQTYRLADWRVAGDEVNYRRFFDVSHLAAIRMERRPVFDATHELVLRLVGEGKVNGLRVDHPDGLYAPSEYFRWLQEGALIATARRLLPDIGETETEALAALHQARAGDRAAGADARPIWIAAEKILAPREELPDWWTVAGTTGYDFLASVNGLFVDRETSRQMTTVYARFVGDTMSMADHSYASKRLIMQVSMASEITQLGHHLDRMSERNRLSRDFTLASLIRAIREVVAAFSIYRTYVGDEAGEPSPRDRGYIEAAVAEARRRNPTVNASVFDFLRDVLLLRDPVSRAPDERAAQRHFAMRFQQTTGPVTAKGVEDTAFYLYNRLVSLNEVGGDPGRYGEGAATFHARNARRLERWPESMLATATHDTKRGEDVRARINVLSEVPATWAAEVRRWRAHARRFKREIDGHAAPDSNDEYLLYQTLIGAWPPDGEQTLEAFTGRIVGYMEKATKEAKRRTSWVNPNEAYDAAVRDFVGHLLAPGGPFLSYFQPFQRLVAAHGAVNSLAQTLLKAVSPGVPDFYQGTELWDLSLVDPDNRRPVDFARRRELLDALRARIGAAGSDLTGLCRELLERWTDGRVKLYVTHRALTLRRERTRLFAVGAYEALVGGGQHAQHVVALARRDGADVVVAAAPRLTARLAGLTGAIPLGEAVWEHTWIALGDDLAGVYRDRFTGLRVETERRDGAPALACPTLFGHFPIALLEREASR, from the coding sequence ATGATCGACGCCGACGTCCTCTACCAGCAGGCGGTGGCCGCGCTCCGGCGCGCCCGCCGGGCGACCTACCGCCTGCAGCTCGGGAGCGCGCTCGGCTTCGAGGCGGTCGCCGCGCTCGGCCCGTACCTGGACGCGCTCGGCGTCAGCGACGTGTATCTCTCCCCGTGCTTCCGGAGCGGGCCGGGCAGCTCGCACGGCTACGACGTCACCGACCACAACGCCTTCAATCCCGAGCTGGGCAGCGCGGCGGACTTCGACGGCATGGCCGCCGAGCTGGGCGCGCGCGGCCTGGGCCTGATCCTCGACGTGGTGCCCAACCACATGGGGATCGCGGGCGACGCCAACCCCTGGTGGCTCGACGTGCTCGAAAACGGCCCCGCGTCTCCGCGGGCCGAGTTCTTCGACATCGACTGGACGCCGGTGAAGCCCGAGCTGCGCGATCGCGTGCTCCTGCCGATCCTGCCCGAGCAGTACGGGCGCGTGCTCGAGTCGCAGCAGCTGCAGCTCGAGTTTGCCGACGGGGCCTTCCACCTCCGCTACGCGGGCGCGCGGCTGCCGATCGCCCCCGATACGTACGCCCTGGTGCTCACCGACCGGCTCGACGCCCTCGCCCAGCGGCTGGGCGCCGAGGACCCCGCGCTGCTCGAGCTTCGTAGCGTCCTGACCGCGCTGGAGCACCTTCCCGGGCGGACCGAGACCGATCCGCGTCGCATCGAGGAGCGGCTGCGCGAGAAGGAGATCGTCAAGCGGCGCCTGACCACGTTGACCAAGGAATCGCCCGAGGTCCGCGAGCACATCGAGGAGACGGTGCGCCGGTTCAACGGCACCCCGGGCGACCCCACCAGCTTCGACGCGCTCGACCACCTGCTGTCCGGGCAGACCTACCGCCTCGCAGACTGGCGCGTCGCGGGCGACGAGGTCAACTACCGGCGATTCTTCGACGTGAGCCATCTCGCGGCCATCCGCATGGAGCGCCGCCCGGTGTTCGACGCCACCCACGAGCTGGTGCTCCGCCTGGTCGGCGAGGGCAAGGTGAACGGGCTCCGCGTCGATCATCCGGACGGGCTCTACGCGCCGAGCGAGTACTTCCGGTGGCTGCAGGAGGGCGCCCTGATCGCGACCGCCCGCCGGCTCCTGCCCGACATCGGCGAGACCGAGACGGAGGCCCTCGCCGCGCTCCACCAGGCCCGCGCCGGCGACCGCGCGGCGGGTGCGGACGCGCGGCCGATCTGGATCGCCGCCGAGAAGATCCTGGCCCCGCGCGAAGAGCTGCCCGACTGGTGGACGGTGGCCGGCACCACCGGCTACGACTTCCTGGCCTCGGTCAACGGCCTCTTCGTGGACCGAGAGACCTCTAGGCAGATGACGACGGTCTATGCGCGCTTCGTGGGCGACACGATGTCCATGGCCGACCACTCCTACGCGTCCAAGCGCCTCATCATGCAGGTATCGATGGCCAGCGAGATCACCCAGCTCGGCCACCACCTCGATCGCATGTCGGAGCGCAACCGGCTCTCGCGCGACTTCACCCTCGCGAGCCTCATCCGCGCCATCCGCGAGGTGGTCGCGGCCTTCTCGATCTACCGCACCTACGTGGGGGACGAGGCGGGCGAGCCGAGCCCGCGCGACCGCGGCTACATCGAGGCGGCGGTGGCGGAGGCGCGGCGGCGGAACCCGACGGTCAATGCCTCCGTGTTCGACTTCCTCCGCGACGTGCTGCTGCTCCGCGACCCGGTCAGCCGCGCGCCCGACGAGCGCGCCGCCCAGCGGCACTTCGCGATGCGGTTCCAGCAGACCACCGGGCCGGTCACCGCGAAGGGCGTCGAAGACACCGCCTTCTATCTCTACAACCGCCTGGTCTCGCTCAACGAGGTGGGCGGAGACCCCGGCCGCTACGGCGAGGGGGCCGCCACCTTCCACGCCCGCAACGCCCGCCGACTCGAGCGCTGGCCCGAGTCGATGCTGGCCACCGCGACCCACGACACCAAGCGCGGCGAGGACGTGCGCGCCCGCATCAACGTGCTGTCGGAGGTGCCGGCCACCTGGGCCGCCGAGGTGCGGCGCTGGCGCGCCCACGCGCGGCGCTTCAAACGGGAGATCGACGGCCACGCCGCCCCGGACAGCAACGACGAGTATCTGCTCTACCAGACCCTGATCGGCGCGTGGCCGCCGGATGGCGAGCAGACGCTCGAAGCCTTCACCGGACGGATCGTCGGCTACATGGAGAAGGCCACGAAGGAGGCCAAGCGGCGCACCAGCTGGGTGAACCCCAACGAGGCCTACGACGCCGCGGTGCGGGACTTCGTCGGCCACCTCCTCGCGCCGGGCGGCCCCTTCCTGTCCTATTTCCAGCCGTTCCAGCGGCTGGTCGCCGCCCACGGCGCGGTCAACTCGCTGGCCCAGACCCTGCTCAAGGCGGTCTCCCCCGGTGTCCCGGATTTCTACCAGGGCACCGAGCTGTGGGACCTGTCGCTGGTCGATCCGGACAATCGCCGTCCGGTCGACTTCGCACGGCGCCGCGAGCTGCTCGACGCGCTCCGCGCCCGCATCGGCGCCGCCGGATCGGATCTCACCGGGCTGTGCCGCGAGCTGCTCGAGCGGTGGACCGACGGGCGCGTGAAGCTCTACGTGACCCATCGCGCCCTGACCCTCCGGCGGGAGCGCACGCGCCTCTTCGCGGTGGGCGCCTACGAGGCGCTGGTCGGGGGCGGCCAGCACGCCCAGCACGTCGTGGCGCTGGCCCGGCGCGACGGCGCCGACGTGGTGGTGGCCGCGGCGCCGCGCCTCACCGCGCGCCTCGCCGGGCTCACCGGCGCCATCCCGCTGGGCGAGGCGGTGTGGGAGCACACGTGGATCGCGCTCGGTGACGACCTCGCCGGCGTCTACCGTGACCGCTTCACCGGGCTCAGGGTCGAGACGGAGCGGCGCGACGGCGCCCCTGCCCTCGCCTGCCCGACTCTGTTCGGCCACTTCCCGATCGCGCTGCTCGAGCGCGAGGCCTCCCGCTAA
- the treZ gene encoding malto-oligosyltrehalose trehalohydrolase, whose translation MSPAVAARRAHGMPFGASVREDGTTRFRLWAPGAAQVDLWLEEPGRAFPMSRDAGGWAEYVTREAPAGTRYRYRIDGEMLVPDPAARFQPGDVHGPSEVVDPLAYAWRDAAWRGLPPERLVFYELHVGAFTPAGTYAGVIERLDHLAALGVTAIELMPLADFPGRRGWGYDGVLLFAPDSAYGRPEDLKALVDAAHERGLAVFVDVVYNHFGPEGNYLHRYAPGFFTPRHRSFWGDGINYDGPGSEVVRAFMIHNALYWLEEFHLDGLRLDAVNAIVDDSPTHLLVELGRAVAEGPGRERPVHLVLENGANEVRYLERAAGRRPLYQAQWNDDIHHALHVLLTGETGGYYEDYQPPLPHLGRCLTEGFAFQGERSAYRGDLRGQPSAHLPPTSFVSFLQNHDQIGNRALGERITALAAREAVRAATAIVLLAPAMPLLFMGEEWGAREPFLFFTDLGPDLGPSVAEGRRREFARFPEFASPAVRERIPDPQAPATYERSILDWRRLADPDHREWLAFHRDLLRLRAEAIVPRLAGEPVPPAAWKAIGDTALDVSWDLPGGRLRLVANLGSSATAHPGPQRDWGRQLFALRLPDGPWTDLPPWSLAFYLAGARR comes from the coding sequence ATGAGCCCCGCCGTCGCGGCCCGGCGCGCGCACGGCATGCCGTTCGGGGCCAGCGTGCGCGAGGACGGCACCACGCGGTTCCGCCTCTGGGCACCCGGGGCCGCGCAGGTCGACCTGTGGCTCGAGGAGCCCGGGCGTGCCTTCCCGATGTCCCGCGATGCAGGCGGCTGGGCCGAATACGTGACGCGCGAGGCCCCCGCGGGCACCCGCTACCGCTATCGCATCGACGGCGAGATGCTGGTGCCCGATCCAGCCGCGCGGTTCCAGCCGGGCGACGTGCACGGGCCGAGTGAGGTCGTCGATCCGCTCGCCTACGCGTGGCGCGACGCGGCCTGGCGCGGCCTGCCGCCCGAGCGGCTCGTCTTCTACGAGCTGCACGTGGGCGCCTTCACTCCGGCCGGCACCTACGCGGGCGTCATCGAGCGGCTCGATCACCTGGCCGCGCTCGGCGTGACCGCGATCGAGCTGATGCCGCTGGCCGACTTCCCGGGCCGCCGCGGCTGGGGCTACGACGGCGTGCTGCTCTTCGCGCCCGACTCGGCATACGGCCGGCCCGAGGACCTGAAGGCGCTGGTCGACGCGGCCCACGAGCGCGGCCTCGCCGTCTTCGTCGACGTGGTCTACAACCACTTCGGCCCCGAGGGCAACTACCTGCACCGGTACGCTCCCGGGTTCTTCACGCCGCGCCACCGCTCGTTCTGGGGCGACGGCATCAACTACGACGGCCCCGGCTCAGAGGTCGTGCGCGCCTTCATGATCCACAACGCCCTCTACTGGCTCGAGGAGTTCCACCTCGACGGCCTGCGCCTCGACGCGGTCAACGCGATCGTGGACGACTCGCCCACTCACCTGCTGGTGGAGCTGGGGCGCGCGGTGGCCGAGGGGCCGGGACGCGAGCGCCCCGTGCACCTCGTGCTGGAGAACGGCGCCAACGAGGTGCGCTATCTCGAGCGCGCGGCGGGCCGGCGGCCGCTCTACCAGGCGCAGTGGAACGACGACATCCACCACGCGCTGCACGTGCTGCTCACCGGGGAGACCGGCGGCTACTACGAGGACTACCAACCTCCGCTGCCGCATCTGGGCCGTTGCCTCACCGAGGGCTTCGCCTTCCAGGGCGAGCGGTCCGCGTATCGCGGGGATCTCCGCGGTCAGCCCAGCGCCCACCTCCCCCCGACGTCGTTCGTGAGCTTCCTGCAGAACCACGACCAGATCGGCAATCGCGCCCTCGGCGAGCGCATCACCGCGCTGGCCGCCCGCGAGGCGGTGCGCGCCGCGACCGCGATCGTGCTGCTCGCGCCCGCGATGCCCCTGCTCTTCATGGGCGAGGAGTGGGGCGCCCGCGAGCCGTTCCTGTTCTTCACCGACCTCGGGCCCGATCTGGGCCCGTCCGTCGCCGAGGGTCGGCGGCGCGAGTTCGCGCGCTTCCCGGAGTTCGCGAGCCCCGCGGTGCGCGAGCGCATCCCGGATCCGCAGGCCCCCGCCACCTACGAGCGCTCGATCCTCGACTGGCGTCGGCTCGCCGACCCGGACCACCGCGAGTGGCTCGCCTTCCATCGCGACCTGCTACGGCTTCGCGCCGAGGCGATCGTGCCGCGGCTGGCCGGCGAGCCGGTCCCCCCCGCGGCCTGGAAGGCCATCGGCGACACCGCGCTCGACGTCTCGTGGGATCTTCCGGGCGGCCGGCTGCGCCTCGTGGCGAACCTCGGGTCGTCGGCGACGGCGCATCCGGGCCCGCAGCGGGACTGGGGCCGGCAGCTCTTCGCCCTGCGGCTGCCGGACGGACCGTGGACCGATCTGCCGCCCTGGAGCCTGGCCTTCTATCTCGCGGGAGCGCGGCGGTGA
- a CDS encoding DUF296 domain-containing protein, which translates to MKIRPVDETDGRRTFVLVCDRHDDPVEALAGAAKRFDLRAASLSGIGAFSGVTIGFFDRSRRDYIRRVIREQVEVLSLLGNIALDQGEPRVHVHVVVGRADGTAMGGHLLGGSVDPTLEVTIVESPATLRRRTDPGSGLALIDLDWRNG; encoded by the coding sequence ATGAAGATCCGGCCGGTGGACGAGACGGACGGGCGGCGAACCTTCGTGCTGGTGTGTGACCGCCACGACGACCCGGTCGAGGCCCTCGCCGGGGCGGCCAAGCGCTTCGACCTGCGGGCCGCCTCGCTGAGCGGCATCGGCGCCTTCTCGGGCGTCACGATCGGCTTCTTCGATCGGTCCCGGCGCGACTACATCCGCCGGGTCATCCGCGAGCAGGTCGAGGTCCTCTCGCTCTTGGGCAACATCGCGCTCGATCAGGGAGAGCCCCGGGTGCACGTTCACGTCGTTGTCGGCCGGGCGGATGGGACCGCGATGGGTGGGCACCTGCTGGGGGGAAGCGTCGACCCGACCCTCGAGGTGACGATCGTCGAGTCCCCGGCCACGCTGCGGCGCCGGACGGATCCGGGCAGCGGTTTAGCCTTGATTGACCTGGATTGGAGAAACGGGTAG
- a CDS encoding phosphate-starvation-inducible PsiE family protein, translating into MRSGRAPALRERIAQSFTQVEDVLYVGLAVMLALGAVVLLLNAGFHFAQSLLAGAIGTGFIAVLDQLLLILMIIEILYTVQVSFREHLLVPEPFVLVAMIAAVRRILVITAEFGTLMEQGESAFRFALIELALLTVMTGVLVACLVGLRKRDKAAVAERA; encoded by the coding sequence ATGAGGAGCGGGCGGGCGCCGGCGCTGCGCGAGCGCATCGCGCAGTCGTTCACCCAGGTGGAGGACGTCCTCTACGTCGGCCTCGCCGTGATGCTGGCCCTCGGGGCGGTGGTGCTGCTCCTGAACGCCGGCTTCCACTTCGCGCAGAGCCTGCTGGCGGGCGCAATCGGCACGGGCTTCATCGCGGTGCTCGACCAGCTGCTGCTCATCCTGATGATCATCGAGATCCTCTACACGGTCCAGGTGTCGTTCCGCGAGCATCTGCTGGTGCCGGAGCCGTTCGTGCTGGTGGCCATGATCGCCGCGGTCCGGCGCATCCTGGTCATCACCGCCGAGTTCGGCACCCTGATGGAGCAGGGAGAGAGCGCCTTCCGGTTCGCGCTCATCGAGCTGGCGCTGCTCACCGTGATGACCGGCGTGCTGGTGGCCTGCCTGGTCGGGCTCCGCAAGCGGGACAAGGCGGCGGTGGCCGAGCGGGCCTGA